In Oryza brachyantha chromosome 1, ObraRS2, whole genome shotgun sequence, the following are encoded in one genomic region:
- the LOC102711766 gene encoding protein LATERAL ROOT PRIMORDIUM 1, producing the protein MADVGMVVVTPAASFHHTHHHHHHHEAAAAAAAAAAAVDPIFPLLSAGPCVLDPDKSASAAAASSAIQFWQSQPPPQSPSSAAGGNPNPSASAFPYLKKPLPMLDTGGGSSGSGAATCQDCGNQAKKDCGHQRCRTCCKSRGFDCSTHVKSTWVPAARRRERQQLAGSGSASSSPATATTAAAASASKKPRLLTSQTTTSHTSTSNATTPRSYDTTSSHQDPSFRESLPRQVRAPAVFRCVRVTSIDDGEDEYAYQATVSINGHVFKGFLYDQGVDDGRLAATSNDDSTAGVPNISELHLGGASVSGPGSNAMREGGSSMVPSDLYGGGSGGGGGHHILGGSSYGNTMN; encoded by the exons ATGGCCGACGTCGGGATGGTGGTCGTCACCCCGGCGGCCTCGTTCCACCACAcgcaccaccatcaccaccaccacgaggcggcggccgcggcggctgcggctgcggcggcggtcgaTCCTATCTTCCCGCTGCTCTCCGCCGGCCCCTGCGTGCTTGATCCGGATAAGTCGgcgtccgccgcggcggccagcAGCGCGATCCAATTTTGGCAgtcgcagccgccgccgcagtcgccgtcatcggcggcgggtggtaaccctaaccctagcgcCAGCGCCTTCCCCTACCTTAAGAAGCCCCTCCCGATGCTGGACACCGGCGGCGGATCGTCCGGCTCCGGCGCGGCCACGTGCCAGGACTGCGGCAACCAAGCGAAGAAAGACTGCGGCCATCAACGCTGCCGCACGTGCTGCAAGAGCCGCGGCTTCGATTGCTCCACCCACGTCAAGAGCACCTGGGTGccggccgctcgccgccgtgagcgccagcagctcgccggctccggctccgcctCGTCTTCCCCAGCGACAGCCACCacggcagccgccgcctccgcctccaagAAGCCTCGCCTTCTCACGTCCCAAACGACGACATCGCacacctccacctccaacGCCACCACTCCTCGCAGCTACGACACCACCTCCAGCCATCAAG ACCCGTCGTTTAGGGAGAGCTTGCCGAGGCAAGTGCGCGCCCCGGCGGTGTTCAGGTGCGTGCGCGTGACGTccatcgacgacggcgaggacgagtaCGCGTACCAGGCGACGGTGTCCATCAACGGCCACGTGTTCAAGGGGTTCCTGTACGACCAGGGAGTCGACGACGGCCGCCTCGCGGCCACGAGCAATGACGACTCGACGGCCGGCGTGCCCAACATCTCCGAGCTCCATCTCGGCGGGGCGTCCGTTTCCGGGCCCGGTAGCAATGCCATGAGGGAAGGTGGCTCCTCCATGGTGCCGTCAGACTTGTACGGAGGcggtagcggcggcggaggaggccacCACATTCTCGGCGGGTCGAGCTATGGTAACACCATGAACTGA